In Streptomyces sp. NBC_00433, a single genomic region encodes these proteins:
- a CDS encoding copper resistance protein CopC: MAACCALFAVLLATAAPASAHAALIRTDPADGSVVQTAPQQVVLTFSEGVLLSADSLRVLDPAGANVATGVPGHAAGKDSGSTATVALRAGLGNGTYTVAWKAVSQDSHPVAGAFTFSVGAPSQTTVDLSDQAALGGGTAGTLYGVARYFAYGGFALLVGGCVFLSVCWPRGALLRPLQRLVAGGWATLVAATIALIMLRGPYVNGSGLGDAFDLSLIRTQLETRPGAALVSRLLLLAAAAVFLAVLFGSYAKREDPEERADLAWGLGIGGTVVAVGIAATWAMAEHASVGIQRRLAMPIDVVHLLSMAVWLGGLITLLTALSAPSTAGTVERAAVRRFSTIGLTAVTTLVCTGTYQAWRQIGTWRAFTDTSYGRLLLIKIGLVCTLVCVAWFSRKWTQSIGDPAATAGKVGRQTARQAPRQAVRAAAGGSDAADGAGGAQERGKGGAGDPDTAGDPGPSSDDPASDTGAASGTERAAGDPRRMAQLRRQQDARTAAREKKVRDSDPARVALRRSVLAEVGVAVVLLTITTMLTGSQPGRAAEEQKALAPAPAAPGASAPATGASQDADLRIPFDTGGPGGKGTADLILSPARAGTAASVHLELTDAAGLPVKAPEVRLAFTLPAKNLGPLPAKVSPFGAGHWIASNVTLPLAGNWQVALTVRTSDIDEVTVTRNVQITS; this comes from the coding sequence GTGGCGGCCTGCTGCGCGCTGTTCGCGGTGCTGCTGGCCACGGCCGCGCCCGCGTCCGCCCACGCGGCGCTGATCCGTACCGACCCGGCCGACGGCTCCGTGGTGCAGACCGCGCCGCAGCAGGTGGTGCTCACCTTCTCCGAGGGTGTGCTGCTGTCGGCCGACTCGCTGCGGGTGCTCGACCCGGCCGGTGCGAACGTGGCCACGGGTGTGCCCGGCCACGCCGCCGGCAAGGACTCCGGGTCCACGGCGACGGTCGCGCTGCGCGCCGGGCTCGGCAATGGCACGTACACCGTCGCCTGGAAGGCCGTCTCCCAGGACAGCCATCCGGTCGCCGGCGCCTTCACCTTCTCGGTCGGCGCGCCCTCGCAGACCACCGTCGACCTCTCCGACCAGGCCGCGCTCGGCGGCGGCACAGCGGGCACCCTCTACGGCGTCGCCCGCTACTTCGCCTACGGCGGCTTCGCGCTGCTGGTCGGCGGCTGCGTCTTCCTGTCCGTGTGCTGGCCGCGCGGCGCCCTGCTGCGGCCCCTCCAGCGGCTCGTCGCCGGCGGCTGGGCCACCCTGGTCGCGGCGACCATCGCGCTGATCATGCTGCGCGGCCCCTACGTCAACGGCAGCGGGCTCGGCGACGCCTTCGACCTGAGCCTGATCCGCACCCAGCTGGAGACCCGTCCAGGCGCCGCCCTGGTCTCCCGGCTGCTGCTGCTCGCCGCCGCGGCGGTCTTCCTCGCCGTGCTCTTCGGCAGCTACGCCAAACGGGAGGACCCGGAGGAACGCGCCGACCTTGCATGGGGCCTGGGCATCGGCGGCACCGTCGTCGCCGTCGGCATCGCGGCGACCTGGGCCATGGCCGAGCACGCCTCGGTCGGTATCCAGCGCAGACTGGCGATGCCGATCGACGTGGTCCATCTGCTGTCCATGGCGGTCTGGCTCGGCGGGCTCATCACCCTGCTGACGGCGCTCAGCGCGCCGTCCACCGCCGGCACGGTCGAACGCGCCGCCGTACGCCGCTTCTCCACCATCGGCCTGACCGCGGTCACCACGCTGGTCTGCACCGGCACCTACCAGGCATGGCGGCAGATCGGCACCTGGCGCGCCTTCACCGACACCTCCTACGGCCGGCTGCTGCTGATCAAGATCGGGCTGGTGTGCACGCTGGTGTGCGTCGCCTGGTTCTCGCGCAAGTGGACGCAGTCCATCGGCGACCCCGCGGCGACGGCCGGGAAGGTCGGCCGGCAGACGGCCCGTCAGGCACCCCGGCAGGCCGTCAGGGCGGCCGCGGGCGGGTCGGACGCGGCAGACGGTGCGGGCGGCGCTCAGGAGCGGGGCAAGGGCGGCGCAGGCGATCCGGACACCGCAGGGGACCCGGGGCCGTCCTCGGACGACCCGGCCTCGGATACGGGCGCGGCCTCCGGTACGGAGCGCGCCGCGGGTGATCCGCGGCGGATGGCGCAGCTTCGCAGGCAGCAGGACGCCCGCACGGCCGCCCGGGAGAAGAAGGTCAGGGACTCCGACCCGGCCAGGGTCGCCCTGCGCCGCTCGGTGCTGGCCGAGGTCGGGGTCGCCGTGGTCCTGCTCACCATCACCACGATGCTGACCGGCAGCCAGCCGGGCCGGGCCGCGGAGGAGCAGAAGGCGCTGGCGCCCGCGCCCGCCGCCCCGGGCGCGTCCGCCCCGGCGACCGGCGCGTCGCAGGACGCCGACCTGCGCATCCCCTTCGACACCGGCGGCCCCGGCGGCAAGGGCACCGCGGACCTGATCCTGTCGCCGGCGCGGGCGGGCACCGCCGCCTCGGTGCATCTGGAGCTGACCGACGCCGCCGGACTGCCGGTGAAGGCGCCGGAGGTGCGGCTGGCCTTCACCCTTCCCGCCAAGAACCTCGGCCCGCTCCCGGCGAAGGTCAGCCCCTTCGGCGCAGGACACTGGATCGCGTCGAACGTGACGCTGCCGCTGGCCGGCAACTGGCAGGTCGCGTTGACCGTCCGCACCTCCGACATCGACGAGGTGACGGTGACAAGGAACGTGCAGATCACATCGTGA
- the efeB gene encoding iron uptake transporter deferrochelatase/peroxidase subunit produces MGDAVGIGGAAPARQGSAPISRRRLLGTAGAAGAAGAAGLIAGGAAGAGVAAAVEAEPTALATVGSAHIPFEGVRQAGIVQPAQARGHLVAFDLVPGADRRAAAGLMRRWSDAVRTMTAAGRPAAPAAYDDQVAYDAGPSSLTVTFGFGRGFFGRTGLGAALPEALAPLPDFAGDRLDPARSNGDLWVQIGADDALVAFHALRVLQKAARDTASVRWQMNGFNRTPGATAHPMTGRNLMGQIDGTNNPKPSDPDFEQRVFVPAKGSPGWMAGGSYAVVRRIRMLLDDWDHLPVARQEKVIGRRKSDGAPLSGGTEFTPVDLAKVNADGSVAIAGDAHIRVAAAASNQGAAMLRRAFSYHDGIGADGTPDAGLLFVAWQADPLKGFVPVQRKLDGGDGLSRFLRHESSGLFAVPGGAGPGEYVGQRLLED; encoded by the coding sequence ATGGGCGACGCCGTGGGAATTGGCGGCGCCGCCCCGGCTCGGCAAGGGTCCGCGCCGATCAGCCGGCGGCGGCTGCTCGGCACCGCGGGCGCGGCCGGCGCGGCCGGCGCGGCCGGTCTGATCGCCGGCGGCGCGGCCGGGGCGGGCGTGGCGGCGGCGGTGGAGGCGGAGCCGACCGCGCTGGCCACGGTCGGCTCGGCGCACATCCCCTTCGAGGGCGTCCGGCAGGCGGGCATCGTGCAGCCCGCGCAGGCCCGCGGCCACCTGGTGGCCTTCGACCTGGTGCCGGGGGCCGACCGCAGGGCCGCGGCCGGCCTGATGCGGCGCTGGTCGGACGCCGTGCGCACGATGACGGCGGCCGGCAGGCCGGCGGCGCCGGCGGCGTACGACGACCAGGTCGCGTACGACGCCGGCCCCTCCTCGCTGACGGTCACCTTCGGCTTCGGCCGCGGCTTCTTCGGGCGGACCGGTCTCGGCGCCGCACTGCCGGAGGCACTGGCGCCGCTGCCTGACTTCGCGGGTGACCGGCTGGACCCCGCCCGCAGCAACGGCGACCTCTGGGTGCAGATCGGCGCCGACGACGCCCTGGTCGCCTTCCACGCGCTGCGGGTGCTGCAGAAGGCGGCCCGTGACACGGCGTCGGTGCGCTGGCAGATGAACGGCTTCAACCGCACACCGGGCGCGACCGCGCACCCGATGACCGGTCGCAACCTGATGGGTCAGATCGACGGCACGAACAATCCGAAGCCCTCCGACCCGGACTTCGAGCAGCGGGTCTTCGTACCGGCCAAGGGGTCGCCGGGTTGGATGGCGGGCGGGTCCTACGCGGTGGTGCGCCGGATCCGGATGCTGCTCGACGACTGGGACCACCTGCCCGTGGCACGCCAGGAGAAAGTGATCGGGCGGCGCAAGTCCGACGGGGCGCCGCTGTCGGGCGGCACCGAATTCACCCCGGTCGACCTGGCCAAAGTCAATGCCGACGGCTCGGTCGCCATCGCGGGCGACGCGCACATCCGGGTCGCGGCGGCCGCGTCCAACCAAGGCGCGGCCATGCTGCGGCGGGCCTTCTCGTACCACGACGGCATCGGCGCCGACGGCACCCCGGACGCCGGGCTGCTCTTCGTGGCCTGGCAGGCCGATCCGCTGAAGGGCTTCGTGCCGGTGCAGCGCAAGCTCGACGGCGGCGACGGCCTGTCCCGCTTCCTGCGCCACGAGTCGAGCGGCCTCTTCGCGGTCCCGGGTGGGGCAGGCCCGGGGGAGTACGTGGGCCAGCGTCTGCTGGAGGACTGA
- a CDS encoding YcnI family protein, with amino-acid sequence MSSSRMSRLRGRAAAVAALAGATVLLAAVPAFAHVTVQPNTAAKGGYTTVSFKVPNERDSASTVKIEVNVPTDHPIASVSLQPVPGWTAQVTTSKLATPMKTDDGTVDQAVSKITWTGGKIEPGQFQQFPVSFGPLPSDADSLSFKTLQTYSNGEVVRWIEVPQAGQAEPQNPAPTLKLTAAADDGAATATATGTPAPAPAADSKGTAQAASGGSDSDGTARALGVVGIVVGAAGVGFGIFAGRRRSSAGTGGGGSAA; translated from the coding sequence ATGAGCAGTTCACGTATGTCCCGCCTGCGCGGCCGCGCCGCCGCCGTCGCCGCGCTCGCCGGTGCCACCGTCCTGCTGGCCGCCGTGCCCGCCTTCGCCCACGTCACCGTCCAGCCGAACACCGCCGCCAAGGGCGGCTACACCACGGTCTCCTTCAAGGTGCCCAACGAGCGGGACAGCGCGTCGACCGTCAAGATCGAGGTCAACGTACCGACCGACCACCCGATCGCGTCGGTGTCGCTGCAGCCGGTCCCGGGCTGGACCGCGCAGGTGACGACGTCGAAGCTGGCCACCCCGATGAAGACCGACGACGGCACCGTCGACCAGGCCGTTTCGAAGATCACCTGGACCGGCGGGAAGATCGAGCCGGGGCAATTCCAGCAGTTCCCCGTCTCCTTCGGGCCGCTGCCCTCCGACGCGGACTCGCTGTCGTTCAAGACGCTGCAGACGTACAGCAACGGCGAGGTCGTGCGCTGGATCGAGGTCCCCCAGGCCGGGCAGGCGGAGCCGCAGAATCCCGCGCCGACCCTGAAGCTGACCGCGGCCGCCGACGACGGCGCGGCCACCGCGACGGCCACGGGCACTCCCGCGCCGGCCCCCGCCGCGGACAGCAAGGGCACCGCTCAGGCCGCCTCGGGCGGCAGCGACAGCGACGGCACCGCGCGCGCCCTGGGCGTCGTCGGGATCGTCGTCGGCGCGGCAGGCGTCGGCTTCGGGATCTTCGCCGGGCGGCGCCGCAGCAGCGCAGGCACGGGCGGCGGCGGCAGCGCTGCCTGA
- the pheA gene encoding prephenate dehydratase has protein sequence MSPASRYTYLGPEGTFTEAALRSLPEAATRELVPMVSVPAALDAVRGGDAGGALVPIENSVEGGITATLDELAFGEPLMIYREVLLPIAFALLVRPGTDLAAVKTVTGHPAAQIQVRQWLAEHLPDAVWESAASNADGARLVQEGRFDGAFAGEFAAPTYGLEALATEIHDAQNATTRFVLVGRPARLAAPTGADKTSAVFWLRDDHPGALLELLQEFAIRGVNLMRIESRPTGQGLGQYCFSVDAEGHLTDRRVGEALMGLRRRCLNVRFLGSYPRADEVAGTVARGTGDAEFTDASDWLNRALDGRG, from the coding sequence ATGTCCCCAGCGAGCCGCTACACGTATCTCGGTCCCGAAGGGACCTTCACGGAGGCGGCACTGCGTTCGCTGCCGGAGGCCGCGACCCGTGAGCTGGTGCCGATGGTGTCGGTGCCCGCCGCGCTGGACGCGGTGCGCGGCGGCGACGCGGGCGGCGCGCTGGTGCCGATCGAGAACTCGGTGGAGGGCGGCATCACCGCCACCCTGGACGAGCTGGCCTTCGGCGAGCCGCTGATGATCTACCGCGAGGTGCTGCTGCCGATCGCGTTCGCGCTGCTCGTGCGCCCCGGCACCGACCTGGCCGCGGTCAAGACGGTGACCGGGCACCCGGCAGCGCAGATCCAGGTGCGGCAGTGGCTGGCCGAGCACCTGCCCGACGCGGTGTGGGAGTCGGCGGCGTCCAACGCGGACGGGGCCAGGCTGGTGCAGGAGGGCCGTTTCGACGGTGCCTTCGCGGGGGAATTCGCCGCGCCGACCTACGGCCTGGAAGCGCTGGCCACCGAGATCCACGACGCGCAGAACGCGACGACGCGCTTCGTGCTGGTCGGCCGCCCGGCGCGGCTGGCGGCGCCGACCGGGGCCGACAAGACCTCCGCGGTCTTCTGGCTGCGCGACGACCACCCCGGCGCGCTGCTCGAACTGCTGCAGGAGTTCGCGATCCGCGGGGTCAACCTGATGCGCATCGAATCCCGGCCGACCGGCCAGGGCCTCGGGCAGTACTGCTTCTCGGTGGACGCCGAGGGCCATCTGACCGACCGGCGGGTCGGCGAGGCGCTGATGGGTCTGCGGCGGCGGTGTCTGAACGTACGCTTCCTCGGCTCGTACCCGCGCGCCGACGAGGTGGCGGGGACGGTGGCCCGCGGCACCGGGGACGCGGAATTCACCGACGCCTCGGACTGGCTGAACCGTGCCCTCGACGGGCGCGGCTGA
- a CDS encoding copper chaperone PCu(A)C produces the protein MRRRRALLGALGGAVAVAAASGAAAGLAGHGSGAGSGGPARLAVSGGYIPRPLLTDEAAAYVTVTNSGGTDAQLTSVSTPLAAHVTLHTTTGTTMRQVTALTVPAGGRLTLGTGGDHLMLETLTHMPSVGERITLRLHFTHATPATVTITVPVRPTTYHPRG, from the coding sequence GTGAGGCGCCGGCGCGCACTGCTGGGCGCACTGGGCGGAGCCGTGGCGGTGGCCGCGGCGAGCGGCGCCGCCGCGGGTCTCGCCGGGCACGGCTCGGGCGCCGGCTCCGGGGGCCCGGCCAGGCTGGCGGTGAGCGGCGGGTACATACCGCGTCCTTTGCTGACCGACGAAGCCGCCGCCTATGTGACGGTTACCAACAGCGGTGGTACGGACGCACAATTGACGTCGGTGAGCACACCGCTGGCCGCTCACGTCACCCTGCACACCACAACCGGCACCACCATGCGCCAGGTGACCGCGCTGACCGTGCCCGCGGGCGGGCGGCTCACCCTCGGCACCGGCGGCGACCACCTGATGCTCGAAACACTCACCCACATGCCCTCGGTGGGCGAGCGGATCACCCTACGGCTCCACTTCACCCACGCCACGCCCGCCACGGTCACGATCACCGTGCCCGTGCGGCCGACGACGTATCACCCGAGGGGCTGA
- a CDS encoding aminopeptidase P family protein — translation MAEDAQGAAQDKPIKQRKNGLYPAVSDELAASMKTGWADTEMHGLTPIAQAGHTAARRAAVSARFPGERIVVPAGKLRTRSNDTEYPFRAGTEYVHLTGDQTQDAVLVLEPLAEGGHEATAYLLPRSDRGNGEFWLDGQGELWVGRRHSLAEAEQLLGLPCRDVRKAQADLREATGPVRVVRGHDAGIEAALTDKVTAERDAELTAFLSELRAVKDDFEIGELEQACASTARGFEDVVKVLDKAEATSERYIEGTFFLRARVEGNDVGYGSICASGPHATTLHWVRNDGPVRSGDLLLLDAGVETRSLYTADVTRTLPVSGRFTPLQRQVYDAVHAAQQAGIDAVKPGAAYRDFHEAAQRVLAERLVEWGLIDGPVERVLELGLQRRWTLHGTGHMLGLDVHDCAHARTEAYVDCTLEPGMVLTVEPGLYFQADDLTVPEQYRGIGVRIEDDILVTADGSRNLSGALPRGADEIEAWMAGLRG, via the coding sequence GTGGCGGAGGACGCGCAGGGCGCCGCCCAGGACAAGCCGATCAAGCAGCGCAAGAACGGCCTCTACCCGGCGGTGTCCGACGAGCTGGCCGCCTCTATGAAGACCGGCTGGGCGGACACCGAGATGCACGGCCTGACGCCCATCGCGCAGGCCGGCCACACCGCGGCCCGCCGCGCCGCGGTCTCCGCGCGCTTCCCCGGCGAGCGGATCGTCGTCCCCGCCGGCAAGCTGCGGACGCGGTCCAACGACACGGAGTATCCCTTCAGGGCCGGCACCGAATACGTGCACCTGACCGGCGACCAGACGCAGGACGCGGTCCTGGTGCTCGAACCGCTGGCGGAGGGCGGCCACGAGGCGACGGCGTATCTGCTGCCGCGCTCGGACCGGGGGAACGGCGAGTTCTGGCTCGACGGCCAGGGCGAGCTGTGGGTCGGCCGCCGGCACAGCCTGGCCGAGGCCGAGCAGCTGCTCGGGCTGCCGTGCCGCGACGTGCGCAAGGCGCAGGCGGACCTGCGCGAGGCCACCGGCCCGGTCCGGGTCGTCCGCGGCCATGACGCGGGCATCGAGGCGGCCCTCACCGACAAGGTGACGGCCGAGCGGGACGCGGAGCTGACCGCCTTCCTCTCCGAGCTGCGGGCGGTCAAGGACGACTTCGAGATCGGCGAGCTGGAGCAGGCCTGCGCGTCGACCGCGCGCGGCTTCGAGGACGTCGTCAAGGTGCTGGACAAGGCCGAGGCCACCTCCGAGCGCTACATCGAAGGCACGTTCTTCCTGCGCGCCCGGGTCGAGGGCAATGACGTCGGCTACGGCTCGATCTGCGCGTCGGGGCCGCACGCCACCACCCTGCACTGGGTGCGCAACGACGGCCCGGTCCGCTCCGGCGACCTGCTGCTGCTCGACGCGGGCGTCGAGACCCGCTCCCTCTACACCGCGGACGTCACCCGTACGCTGCCGGTCAGCGGGCGCTTCACGCCCCTTCAGCGGCAGGTCTACGACGCCGTCCACGCGGCGCAGCAGGCGGGCATCGACGCGGTCAAGCCGGGCGCGGCCTACCGCGACTTCCACGAGGCCGCCCAGCGCGTCCTGGCCGAGCGCCTGGTCGAGTGGGGCCTGATCGACGGGCCCGTCGAGCGGGTGCTCGAACTGGGGCTGCAGCGCCGCTGGACCCTGCACGGCACCGGGCACATGCTCGGCCTCGACGTGCACGACTGCGCACACGCGCGGACCGAGGCGTACGTGGACTGCACCCTGGAGCCCGGCATGGTGCTCACCGTCGAGCCCGGACTGTACTTCCAGGCCGACGACCTGACCGTGCCGGAGCAATACCGCGGCATCGGGGTCCGCATCGAGGACGACATCCTCGTGACGGCCGACGGCAGCCGCAATCTGTCCGGGGCACTGCCGCGCGGCGCGGACGAGATCGAGGCGTGGATGGCGGGCCTGCGGGGCTAG
- a CDS encoding SCO family protein: MRTTIKAGAVALAAACALVLTGCGSSSGGSDGTSAAGTLAEVKGGSDQPGTVLDTPFAKPRLQLTDNHGKPFDLVKQTAGHPTLLFFGYTHCPDVCPTTMSDLALAKAKLPKADQDKLRVVFVSSDPERDTPARLTEWLGAMDKSFIGLTGDFTAIQAAARSVGVGIEAPVKEKDGSITVTHGAEVLAFWPKDDKAHVLYMSGTTAEQFAHDLPKIIRSEAP; the protein is encoded by the coding sequence ATGCGTACCACCATCAAGGCCGGCGCTGTCGCGCTCGCCGCCGCCTGCGCCCTCGTACTCACCGGCTGCGGCAGCTCCTCCGGCGGCTCGGACGGCACCTCGGCCGCCGGCACCCTGGCGGAGGTGAAGGGGGGCAGCGACCAGCCGGGCACGGTGCTCGACACGCCCTTCGCCAAGCCGCGGCTCCAGCTCACCGACAACCACGGCAAGCCCTTCGACCTGGTCAAGCAGACCGCCGGACATCCCACGCTGCTCTTCTTCGGCTACACCCACTGCCCCGACGTCTGCCCGACCACCATGAGCGACCTCGCGCTGGCCAAGGCCAAGCTGCCCAAGGCCGACCAGGACAAGCTGCGGGTCGTCTTCGTCAGCTCCGACCCCGAGCGGGACACCCCCGCACGGCTGACCGAGTGGCTCGGCGCGATGGACAAGAGCTTCATCGGCCTGACCGGCGACTTCACCGCCATCCAGGCCGCGGCCAGGTCGGTGGGCGTCGGCATCGAGGCGCCGGTCAAGGAGAAGGACGGCAGCATCACCGTCACCCACGGCGCCGAGGTGCTGGCCTTCTGGCCCAAGGACGACAAGGCGCACGTGCTGTACATGTCCGGGACCACGGCCGAGCAGTTCGCCCACGACCTGCCGAAGATCATCAGGAGTGAGGCGCCGTGA
- a CDS encoding ATP-binding protein, which translates to MSIWWSLHLRREAASVPLARRLLLGTMETAGVDPDISFDLSVALSEACANAVEHAGSATGYCVTALIDGDCCRIEVADSGPGSSRDRTPEFDRTSEFDRKPDWVLHPARPLTHRGQYAEHGRGLFLIEALVDHVRFHDRPGHGTVVSFDKVLKWRDDALLKAS; encoded by the coding sequence ATGAGCATCTGGTGGTCCCTCCATTTGCGGCGCGAGGCTGCGAGCGTCCCGCTCGCCCGGAGACTTCTGCTGGGGACCATGGAGACCGCCGGGGTGGACCCCGACATCTCCTTCGATCTCTCGGTGGCCCTGTCCGAGGCGTGCGCGAACGCCGTGGAACACGCCGGATCGGCGACCGGCTACTGCGTCACCGCCCTGATCGACGGTGACTGCTGCCGGATCGAGGTCGCCGACTCCGGGCCGGGTTCATCCCGCGACCGCACACCCGAGTTCGACCGCACATCCGAATTCGACAGAAAACCCGACTGGGTCCTGCACCCGGCCCGGCCGCTGACCCACCGGGGCCAGTACGCCGAGCACGGGCGCGGACTCTTCCTGATCGAGGCGCTGGTGGACCATGTGCGCTTCCACGACCGGCCGGGGCACGGCACGGTCGTGTCCTTCGACAAGGTGCTCAAGTGGCGTGACGACGCGCTGCTGAAAGCGTCCTGA